The genomic region GTTTTTGCTTTTCTCTTAACTGTCTGTAATACTTTTGTTCACTCTAGGTTATTTGCTTCTACAGGTGAGCCAAGATGTGGCAAAGAGCTGCTTTGAGTTAAAAGGAATCAAGTGAGTGAGTTTTTGTGAGGATATTTAGCTTCTGCTTTATACATCACAGTAACAGGCTATTTTATGTAAGTTGTGGCCATGACCTCTCCTGGGATACAGCTGACCCCAAAgacattttttgataaataggTAGATAAAAGAAATGAATCCACTGAgatggaaaataaaatatatgggtgtttcttcaactatgagCACTTTTAGTGCAGACATTTAGAACATAAACTCTCTTTAAATATACTTTTCATTgtctaatttatttgaattatccacttataatatatatatatatatatatatatatatgtgaacatAAATATGTCACagaaaaattgtcattttttgacAACATTTCCACCACATCTCAGATATTTGCTAAAGTGGTGGaaattaaaattttgaaataatatgGCTGACTTTTTTGTcttgttaaatgtaatttaagctAGCATTTGAaccttatttaaatttaaaagtatttaaataatttttagacATTAAATAAGTACTGAAatgatcatattttatttatttatatatagcatAATTAATTTTAAGATTGAAAATCAGGGCATGGTACAGGGTAAAGCAAGGTAATTTATATATAAAGGCTTtctaaatgtaacataaaaagaCAGTTTTATTGTTACCATTATATAATAAACACAAAAAGGTTAAAACCAACCCCTGGGAATTAAAAGTGCCTTAAATTGAAGAAACATCCATAACTGAAAGAATATGCATTTTTAGACAATTGTCTTTAGACAATTTTATAGCAGCTGTCCGTAGGTTACAACATTCAAGCTGTATATCTGTTTTATGTGTTATGGTTAGTCTTTCCAGTGTTTCCAATGTTTATCTAAAGAACTTACCAATCCAAGTTACCCAAGGAACACAGTGACTTTTGATCATTCAATCTCGTTTtattgaaaaatgaaataaaatagcatgtacaataataattacataataataattataataagaacaacaataatattaatcataatataaaaatctgtacattccattgttttttttcagtacaaTAGGGAAGACTGATACAAAAACGACTGTATAAAGTATGGGAATATTTACAACAGAGAAAAAGAAACGCTGCCTATAGACCCACAGTCATTAAAAGGAGCATTTTCTTCAAACGAGCCAACAATAGCCCGGTGAGAACCAGGTGCACTGCGTATTTGGCTGTTTATCAAGTGTCTCTTGAAAAATGACATgccaagaaaaaaagaacaagaaaagctATGGATGACACAGCATTGATTGCAATTTATTCTCTTTTGTACGTTTAACACAGCTGCATAACATGcagtattttcaaaataaatatctcCTAATTTTATTGTCTCCTTTTATAGAGCTTTCCGGAGAACATGCTCTAGTGGCTGTTTTGGGTTACTTCAGGTATTTAAGAAAAAGCAAgggtgagaggagacacgttagACATCACAATCAGACGTCAAGTGATATCTCAGGAGCACATTTTGTGTGCAAGTGCGGTTCTGAGCTCAGATTCTATGTTCTGATTGTCATTGGATCACAGTACCATGATCTCAGTCTACATACCCAGTCCTTGGTACACCTGCCAAACAAGCCATTAGGGTTGTATTGCAGTTTGTCAGGCAAGACAAGAGGTTAGAGTTGATTGAGAAATAATGAATTATTAGAGAGGTTTAAAGTCAGAAGGGAGAGTGGATTCTGTTTTCTGTCCTGTTTCTTTCCAATAGAACCCAAACCCTTCAGCCAATATACACTCATGCAGTCTGTAAATTAAACTATATGTAATCCATGCAATAGAACCTTAAATCTAAAGGTTTTCTAGCAACATTTTCCAACCCAAACACTCCTGTAGCACTAAACTACAGTAACACTGAAATTATGGGATGGAAAGGAGGGTTTGAAAATAAGGTAGGCTAACCTGTAGCTCTTATTTCCAATGGGCTTTGTTATTCATAGTCTTTGTCTTAAACACATTTGGCTTTGAATAAGaaaataatcaattaaaataaatcatgtatGTGCGTatgcaaacaaaaaacatttattttcacttacaaatctatattttttattcctCGTCATGACTTGTCCTATTGTCCTAcatctaataaaataatttgatgcATTCTTTATGAAAGATCACTTTGAATACTCTTTGGTTTAAGTCTAAAACTCTATAATACGCAACATAGCAGCACTTGTAGAAAGACATTCATTAACACGTTCACTCTCATTGTCCATGAGCACATGACAACTGCGATTCTCATTCTGATACTGACTCATCTAAAGACCCCgtccgatatatatatatatatatatatatatatatatattgcaataaacAGGCATGTTCCTGTGCATTTTTCCCTTCAGATAATCTGATATTAAATGTACTATGGAGGGCTTCCAacttaatctcttttttttttttttttaaagcagacaCCAAGTTGTTGGTATTCCCAAATAGAGGTCACACACCTAAGCCCCCTACAAGATTGTTCCAGAAATACCCGAAGCCTCACACCAAGGCCAGTGGATTTAAATAGAAAAGAAACGAGGGGATGATTGAATAATTAACTAGATAGTAGGACCAGGATTTTTTATGATACTTCAGACATTGACTTACACTCCTGGCTGTGTTTTTTATGATTTGTATAATGCTATTTCTAAgaactattattattttcattttaatattgttaatattaagcatttattttatttttcaattaaattgaCAGAACTTAATATCTGAATTTTCCACAATATTATCAACTTTGGTAGCAGCATGAGGCTCATTGAAAATATTGGTCTGAGCTTGAATCATTCTTACATCATTGGACAACTGCACATGGACACATGCCTGCTCATTTTCAAGTTTTGTCAACCAGTTACATCTTCTCGGCTTCATGTCATTCAGAAGCAACAGTCTACAAAGGTAGTGTCACCTAAATGGgttactctctctttctctctctctcgatgtGCATTCTTCATTAGCTGTGCAGTGCCTCTATGCTGTGTTTTATTCAACCATGCATACTCGTAAGAACACTCTTGTACAGTTTCTCTGTCGATTCCTCCTCGTAACTGTACCGTTAGCTTGAGTCTGCCTTGCCGAGGGGCTCAGTTCAGCTCAATGTGCCTGTATGAAGAGGTGTCTGTAAAACCTTTCCGCTAGTTCTGCAGAGTCATATTTCAGATTCCCGCCGTAGAGGCCGTGGTTCTAAGGGAACGGTGGCCTGGCTGTGGTCAGAGTCTGAGCTAGTGTCCGTGTTTGTCCCGCCAGGGCCCAGGCTGTCCCCGGTCCCTTCCTCTTTCTCCTCTTTGTTTGAAAGGGCCACCTCGTTCTCATAGCAAAATGAATTAGTGTTGGatagaatatattttttctcaGCAAGTTCCCTCGCACTGCACAGGGGGGTGCTGGGCACTTCGTAGGTCTTGTGAAAGCGAGAGTAGTCTACTTTGTAATAGTTTTTCTCCTCGAAGAGGACAGGCTCAAATCGGTGTCCCCACAGGATCTCACTGGCCACGTAGGAGCTGCGGCATTGGGTGGTCATGGCTGTGGCCTCTACCATGCCCTCCAGGATAACAACGATTTCAAAGTCAGAGTTCTCCATTTCTTGTTTGCTCATGTCGTAGAAAGGGCTGTCCTCATCTATCTCATGGACGATGGTGATCGGTGACACCAAGAAGATGCGGTCAATACCACTGTCAAAGCCCACGTCGATGTCCATCTGGTCTAGAGGGATAAACTCTCCTTCAGCTGTGGTGCGAGATCTAAGGAGCTGAGCTCGAACATGGGCCTCTACTAGGTGGCTTTTGCGCAAGTTGCCCACCCGCCACATGAGACACAGCTTATTGTCCCTCATGGCCACTGTAGCATTGTGGCTGAACACCAGAGTCTCGTTCCGCTTCTTGGGCTTTGCCATCTTAGCCATGACAGCACCGATAATGAAGGCATCAATGATGCAGCCAACTATGCTCTGAAATACAACCATGAACACCGCAATGGGGCACTCATCTGTAACATAGCGATAACCGTAGCCAATAGTGGTCTGTGTCTCGATCGAGAAGAGAAAGGCAGCCGTGAAGGTGCTGACGTTGGAGACACACTTGGGCCCGTCGTTCTCCAGGTCTCCATGGAATATTGCAACCAGCCAGAAGATACATCCAAAAAACAGCCATGACAGCAGGAAGGCCAAGCAGAAGATAACGAACATCCATCGCCAGCGAATGTCCACGCACGT from Carassius carassius chromosome 40, fCarCar2.1, whole genome shotgun sequence harbors:
- the kcnj2a gene encoding inward rectifier potassium channel 2a — its product is MGSVRANRYSIVSSEEDGMKLATAAVPNGYGNGKGKVHTRHQIQSRFVKKDGHCNVQFINVSEKSQRYLADIFTTCVDIRWRWMFVIFCLAFLLSWLFFGCIFWLVAIFHGDLENDGPKCVSNVSTFTAAFLFSIETQTTIGYGYRYVTDECPIAVFMVVFQSIVGCIIDAFIIGAVMAKMAKPKKRNETLVFSHNATVAMRDNKLCLMWRVGNLRKSHLVEAHVRAQLLRSRTTAEGEFIPLDQMDIDVGFDSGIDRIFLVSPITIVHEIDEDSPFYDMSKQEMENSDFEIVVILEGMVEATAMTTQCRSSYVASEILWGHRFEPVLFEEKNYYKVDYSRFHKTYEVPSTPLCSARELAEKKYILSNTNSFCYENEVALSNKEEKEEGTGDSLGPGGTNTDTSSDSDHSQATVPLEPRPLRRESEI